Proteins co-encoded in one Rhopalosiphum maidis isolate BTI-1 chromosome 2, ASM367621v3, whole genome shotgun sequence genomic window:
- the LOC113553797 gene encoding glucose dehydrogenase [FAD, quinone]-like isoform X1, whose translation MKMLLKISVYFLSFTLFTTSIFAQLFQSIYGPFQQQGIPFRENNFLGTRPILREYDFIVVGAGTGGCVVANRLSENPNWLVLVLEAGKDETVYTDIPAVASFLESSEYSWGYIAEPVKNGCFGFKNNRCPWPKGKGMGGSSIINDMYYQRGKKEDYDIIADLGNDGWAFDDVLPYFLKSENNSIPEYQNSPFHSQKGNLHVERVRYHSPLVDKFIEAGGELGLKTNIDYTVDPEYGSSRLQATTINGRRVSASKAFIRPVKDRQNLHVAIFSQVTKIIIDPKTKLAIGVEFIKKDKKRTVFAKKEIILSAGPINSPQLLMLSGIGPKDHLKNHKIPVIQDLQVGQHLQDHYGTVALEFIINQTSPVINQTTTSDPHLFEEWFKYGQGPLTVPRGVDGLAYIRAPSGRGLELIFGPLSDKPNVFIMATVLLQPNARGSVTLKSNNPLDPPIMSYGYYDSNTDLEDNIYALKYLVKMVEETQAFKDVAAKLNPVPYPKCNSLPFRSDDYWTCLSKHLTHTYHHQCGTCRMGDVVNNKLQVFGVRGLRVVDSSIFPHIPHAHLYAPTLMVGEKGADMIRSYWSK comes from the exons atGAAAATGCTTCTTAAAATAtccgtatattttttatcatttacattatttactacGTCAATATTTGCACAGTTATTCCAGTCAATTTATGGGCCGTTCCAGCAACAAGGAATTCCTTTCagggaaaacaattttttaggtACTCGACCTATATTACGTGAGTATGATTTTATTGTCGTCGGAGCTGGTACTGGAGGCTGCGTAGTCGCAAATCGCCTGTCTGAAAATCCGAACTGGTTAGTACTAGTATTAGAAGCAGGAAAAGACGAAACTGTGTACACAGATATACCGGCAGTAGCATCATTTTTAGAATCATCAGAGTACAGTTGGGGATACATCGCGGAGCCAGTTAAAAATGGttgttttggttttaaaaataaccgtTGTCCTTGGCCAAAAGGAAAAGGCATGGGTGGATCATCGATAATAAACGATATGTACTACCAGAGAGGGAAAAAAGAAGACTATGATATAATCGCAGATCTAGGAAACGATGGTTGGGCTTTCGACGATGTATTGccttattttttgaaatccgAAAACAATTCTATACCTGAATATCAAAACTCACCGTTCCATTCGCAAAAAGGAAACCTACATGTCGAACGAGTCAGATATCATTCACCACTcgttgataaatttatagaagCTGGCGGAGAATTaggattaaaaacaaatattgattatacagTTGATCCGGAGTATGGATCATCGCGTTTACAAGCCACAACAATAAATGGACGcaga GTAAGCGCATCTAAAGCCTTTATCCGACCAGTCAAAGATCGTCAAAACCTCCATGTAGCAATATTCAGCcaagtaacaaaaataataattgatccaAAAACTAAATTAGCAATTGGagtagaatttataaaaaaagacaaaaagAGGACAGTATTTGCTAAAAAAGAGATTATTTTGTCTGCTGGGCCAATAAATTCACCACAACTGCTAATGTTATCAGGAATCGGACCAAAAGATcacttaaaaaatcataaaataccaGTAATTCAAGATTTACAGGTGGGGCAACATTTACAAGATCACTATGGAACagttg ctTTGGAGTTCATAATAAACCAAACAAGCCCAGTAATCAATCAAACAACCACATCAGACCCTCATTTATTTGAAGAATGGTTTAAGTATGGTCAAGGACCACTTACAGTGCCAAGGGGAGTGGATGGCTTAGCTTATATAAGAGCGCCATCGGGTAGAGGtctagaattaatttttggtcCTCTGTCTGATAAACCAAACGTATTTATCATGGCTACTGTGCTGTTACAACCAAATGCTCGCGGGAGCGTAACTTTGAAAAGCAATAATCCACTGGATCCACCGATTATGTCGTATGGTTATTATGACAGCAACACTGATCTAGAAGACAACATATACgctcttaaatatttagttaagatGGTAGAAGAAACACAGGCGTTTAAAGATGTGGCTGCTAAACTGAATCCTGTACCGTATCCGAAGTGCAACAGTTTACCATTCCGATCCGACGATTATTGGACTTGTTTATCAAAACATTTGACACACACTTATCATCACCAATGCGGTACATGCAGGATGGGAGATGTTgtcaacaataaattacaagtaTTCGGAGTTCGAGGGCTAAGAGTAGTGGATTCATCGATATTTCCACATATTCCCCATGCACATCTTTACGCTCCTACTTTAATGGTCGGTGAAAAGGGAGCAGATATGATTCGAAGTTATTGGTCAAAGTAA
- the LOC113553797 gene encoding glucose dehydrogenase [FAD, quinone]-like isoform X2, producing MGGSSIINDMYYQRGKKEDYDIIADLGNDGWAFDDVLPYFLKSENNSIPEYQNSPFHSQKGNLHVERVRYHSPLVDKFIEAGGELGLKTNIDYTVDPEYGSSRLQATTINGRRVSASKAFIRPVKDRQNLHVAIFSQVTKIIIDPKTKLAIGVEFIKKDKKRTVFAKKEIILSAGPINSPQLLMLSGIGPKDHLKNHKIPVIQDLQVGQHLQDHYGTVALEFIINQTSPVINQTTTSDPHLFEEWFKYGQGPLTVPRGVDGLAYIRAPSGRGLELIFGPLSDKPNVFIMATVLLQPNARGSVTLKSNNPLDPPIMSYGYYDSNTDLEDNIYALKYLVKMVEETQAFKDVAAKLNPVPYPKCNSLPFRSDDYWTCLSKHLTHTYHHQCGTCRMGDVVNNKLQVFGVRGLRVVDSSIFPHIPHAHLYAPTLMVGEKGADMIRSYWSK from the exons ATGGGTGGATCATCGATAATAAACGATATGTACTACCAGAGAGGGAAAAAAGAAGACTATGATATAATCGCAGATCTAGGAAACGATGGTTGGGCTTTCGACGATGTATTGccttattttttgaaatccgAAAACAATTCTATACCTGAATATCAAAACTCACCGTTCCATTCGCAAAAAGGAAACCTACATGTCGAACGAGTCAGATATCATTCACCACTcgttgataaatttatagaagCTGGCGGAGAATTaggattaaaaacaaatattgattatacagTTGATCCGGAGTATGGATCATCGCGTTTACAAGCCACAACAATAAATGGACGcaga GTAAGCGCATCTAAAGCCTTTATCCGACCAGTCAAAGATCGTCAAAACCTCCATGTAGCAATATTCAGCcaagtaacaaaaataataattgatccaAAAACTAAATTAGCAATTGGagtagaatttataaaaaaagacaaaaagAGGACAGTATTTGCTAAAAAAGAGATTATTTTGTCTGCTGGGCCAATAAATTCACCACAACTGCTAATGTTATCAGGAATCGGACCAAAAGATcacttaaaaaatcataaaataccaGTAATTCAAGATTTACAGGTGGGGCAACATTTACAAGATCACTATGGAACagttg ctTTGGAGTTCATAATAAACCAAACAAGCCCAGTAATCAATCAAACAACCACATCAGACCCTCATTTATTTGAAGAATGGTTTAAGTATGGTCAAGGACCACTTACAGTGCCAAGGGGAGTGGATGGCTTAGCTTATATAAGAGCGCCATCGGGTAGAGGtctagaattaatttttggtcCTCTGTCTGATAAACCAAACGTATTTATCATGGCTACTGTGCTGTTACAACCAAATGCTCGCGGGAGCGTAACTTTGAAAAGCAATAATCCACTGGATCCACCGATTATGTCGTATGGTTATTATGACAGCAACACTGATCTAGAAGACAACATATACgctcttaaatatttagttaagatGGTAGAAGAAACACAGGCGTTTAAAGATGTGGCTGCTAAACTGAATCCTGTACCGTATCCGAAGTGCAACAGTTTACCATTCCGATCCGACGATTATTGGACTTGTTTATCAAAACATTTGACACACACTTATCATCACCAATGCGGTACATGCAGGATGGGAGATGTTgtcaacaataaattacaagtaTTCGGAGTTCGAGGGCTAAGAGTAGTGGATTCATCGATATTTCCACATATTCCCCATGCACATCTTTACGCTCCTACTTTAATGGTCGGTGAAAAGGGAGCAGATATGATTCGAAGTTATTGGTCAAAGTAA